A genomic window from Triticum urartu cultivar G1812 chromosome 7, Tu2.1, whole genome shotgun sequence includes:
- the LOC125520014 gene encoding DNA-directed RNA polymerases II, IV and V subunit 3-like codes for MERPAAGASYQRFPRVRIRELRDEYAKFELRDTDASMANALRRVMIAEVPTVAIDLVEIESNSSVLTDEFIAHRLGLIPLTSSAAMSAMRFSRDCDACDGDGSCEYCSIEFHLAARATDSGQTLEVTAMDLRSTDPKVCPVDQADAAGDSRQVDRALHYGPLGILIVKLRCGQELRLRAIARKGIGKDHAKWSPAATVTFMYEPDICINEELMETLTLEEKQSWVESSPTKVFDIDPVTQQVTVVDPEAYTYDDEVIKKAEAMGKPGLVEINAKEDSFVFTVETTGAITAYELIMNAITVLRQKLDAIRLQDDDGDLGELDAHLVGG; via the exons ATGGAGCGCCCGGCGGCGGGCGCCTCCTACCAGCGGTTCCCGCGTGTGCGGATCCGCGAGCTGAGGGACGAGTACGCCAAGTTCGAGCTCCGCGACACCGACGCGAGCATGGCCAACGCCCTCCGCCGCGTCATGATCGCGGAGGTCCCCACCGTCGCCATCGACCTCGTCGAGATCGAGAGCAACTCCTCCGTGCTCACCGACGAGTTCATCGCGCACCGCCTCGGCCTCATCCCGCTCACCtcctccgccgccatgtccgccATGCGCTTCTCCCGCGACTGCGACGCCTGCGACGGCGACGGCTCCTGCGAGTACTGCTCCATCGAGTTCCACCTCGCCGCCCGCGCCACCGACTCCGGCCAGACGCTCGAGGTCACCGCCATGGACCTCCGCTCTACCGACCCCAAGGTCTGCCCCGTCGACCAGGCCGACGCCGCCGGTGACAGCAGGCAAGTCGATCGCGCTCTCCATTACGGCCCATT GGGCATATTAATTGTAAAGCTGCGTTGTGGGCAAGAGCTGCGTCTTCGAGCAATTGCTAGGAAGGGAATTGGAAAGGACCATGCCAAATGGTCTCCAGCTGCTACTGTGACCTTCATGTATGAGCCTGATATATGTATTAATGAAGAGCTCATGGAGACACTTACACTTGAGGAAAAACAAAGCTGGGTGGAGAGCAGCCCTACCAAAGTATTTGACATTGATCCTGTCACCCAACAG GTGACGGTTGTGGATCCGGAGGCATACACATACGACGATGAGGTGATCAAGAAAGCAGAGGCCATGGGGAAGCCAGGACTGGTGGAGATCAACGCCAAGGAGGACAGCTTTGTGTTCACCGTGGAAACGACCGGCGCCATCACGGCTTATGAGTTGATCATGAATGCTATCACGGTCCTGAGGCAGAAGCTGGACGCCATTCGCCTACAAGATGACGACGGCGATCTTGGCGAGCTCGACGCCCACCTTGTTGGAGGCTAA